A single window of Acidimicrobiales bacterium DNA harbors:
- a CDS encoding DUF1254 domain-containing protein: MTTRRALALLLTSCLLLASACSGDDDPPTDDADDPQTDEGAEMTDTELAAEAYVAGYPLVVSVRTMQRLGGLLGVNSLFWQNALSGPQNRIIVAPNRDTLYSIAILDLRGEPMVLTLPEVTDRYYTYQFLDAWMESFAYVGTRATDGRAGTWAITPPGWEGELPEGVEQIESPTPQVFMLGRFLVDDDADVANVSAISRQSSLRPLSTLTGDPAAPAPPPLGEPAGTAQDIPTDAAFFDELGEALAVNPPTTPTQQELFADLETLSGTTDRTVLDQGAKEGDARIDDGAGRGVGTGELVNGWSANLDIGTYGDDVQTRAVVARVGWGANVADEAVYPVTRVDAGGEPLYGSGGATYRITFPPGELPPVDAFWSLSVYGGDMFFAEHPSGRYTIGDRTPGLVRADDGSLEIVLAHDEPAASAGPAANWLPVPDGPFVLMLRLYLPGPSILAGDYEYPPVEPAT; the protein is encoded by the coding sequence ATGACGACACGACGCGCCCTGGCCCTGCTGCTGACGAGCTGCCTGCTGCTGGCGTCGGCCTGCTCCGGCGACGACGACCCGCCGACCGACGACGCCGACGACCCGCAGACCGACGAAGGAGCCGAGATGACCGACACCGAGCTGGCCGCCGAGGCGTACGTGGCCGGCTACCCCCTGGTGGTCTCGGTGCGCACGATGCAGCGCCTCGGCGGGCTGCTGGGCGTGAACAGCCTGTTCTGGCAGAACGCCCTGTCGGGGCCGCAGAACCGCATCATCGTGGCCCCCAACCGCGACACCCTCTACTCGATCGCCATCCTCGACCTGCGTGGCGAGCCGATGGTGCTGACGCTGCCCGAGGTCACCGACCGCTACTACACGTACCAGTTCCTCGACGCCTGGATGGAGTCGTTCGCCTACGTCGGCACCCGGGCCACCGACGGCCGGGCGGGCACCTGGGCGATCACGCCGCCGGGCTGGGAGGGCGAGCTGCCGGAGGGCGTCGAGCAGATCGAGTCGCCGACGCCCCAGGTGTTCATGCTGGGGCGCTTCCTGGTGGACGACGACGCCGACGTCGCCAACGTCTCGGCCATCAGCCGGCAGTCGAGCCTCCGGCCCCTCAGCACCCTCACCGGTGACCCCGCCGCACCCGCACCGCCGCCCCTGGGCGAGCCCGCCGGAACCGCCCAGGACATCCCCACCGACGCCGCGTTCTTCGACGAGCTGGGTGAGGCCCTCGCCGTCAACCCGCCCACCACGCCCACCCAGCAGGAGCTGTTCGCCGACCTCGAGACGCTCTCGGGCACGACGGACCGGACCGTTCTCGACCAGGGGGCGAAGGAGGGCGACGCCCGGATCGACGACGGGGCCGGCCGCGGCGTCGGCACCGGCGAGCTGGTCAACGGCTGGTCGGCCAACCTGGACATCGGCACCTACGGCGACGACGTCCAGACCCGGGCCGTGGTCGCCCGGGTGGGTTGGGGCGCGAACGTGGCCGACGAGGCGGTCTACCCGGTCACCCGGGTGGACGCCGGGGGCGAGCCGCTCTATGGCAGCGGCGGCGCCACCTACCGGATCACGTTCCCGCCCGGGGAGCTGCCGCCGGTCGATGCCTTCTGGTCGCTGTCGGTCTACGGCGGCGACATGTTCTTCGCCGAGCACCCGAGCGGCCGCTACACGATCGGCGACCGGACCCCGGGCCTGGTCCGGGCCGACGACGGCTCGCTCGAGATCGTCCTCGCCCACGACGAGCCGGCGGCGTCGGCCGGGCCCGCCGCCAACTGGCTCCCGGTGCCCGACGGCCCGTTCGTGCTCATGCTCCGCCTCTACCTGCCGGGTCCGTCGATCCTGGCGGGCGACTACGAGTACC